A part of Limihaloglobus sulfuriphilus genomic DNA contains:
- a CDS encoding RbsD/FucU family protein, with the protein MLKNIPSILSPELLKILMEMGHGDEIVIADGNFPAASLAQRLVRLDGHGAVGVLEAVLKLMPLDIYVEKPAALMQVVAGDTVETPIWDEYASIIKTSGEKFDGFEHIDRFDFYDRAKEAYAVVATGEKALYANIILKKGVVA; encoded by the coding sequence ATGCTGAAGAATATACCGTCAATATTAAGCCCAGAGCTGCTGAAAATTCTTATGGAAATGGGCCATGGTGATGAGATTGTTATCGCCGACGGCAATTTCCCCGCCGCATCACTTGCTCAAAGGCTTGTCCGTTTGGACGGGCACGGCGCGGTCGGCGTTCTCGAGGCAGTTCTCAAGCTGATGCCGCTGGATATCTATGTGGAAAAACCCGCCGCCTTGATGCAGGTTGTAGCCGGCGACACCGTTGAAACTCCTATCTGGGATGAATACGCAAGCATAATAAAGACCTCCGGCGAGAAATTTGACGGTTTTGAGCATATTGACCGTTTTGATTTCTATGACAGGGCAAAAGAAGCCTATGCCGTAGTTGCTACCGGCGAGAAGGCCTTATACGCGAATATAATCCTCAAAAAGGGCGTTGTTGCTTAG
- the ribD gene encoding bifunctional diaminohydroxyphosphoribosylaminopyrimidine deaminase/5-amino-6-(5-phosphoribosylamino)uracil reductase RibD, with the protein MAKSNKKYMELALELARRGYGDVEPNPMVGCVIVKDDRIIGRGWHKNYGGPHAEINALEDCLKNGHDPAGSTICVTLEPCCHTGKTGPCTDAIINAKAAKVIAAMEDPSDKVAGKGLAALSQAGIRVSVGTCRKQAMLLNPAFIKYSKTGLPWVILKWAQTLDGKLAAAEINDENRWISGDAARKDVHKLRRSCQAVLTGTGTLLADDPLLTPRPDKGKKPLRVVLDRELKIPIESNMVKTAGEFPVLVITSVKAEKNSEKTPVLREKGIEVMGIEPADGKIRLQTVLKELGSRKIQRLLVEAGPRLLTAFMQDNLADEAVIYSAPKLLGAAGTADINREITSAGIKPTLYHTETALLGYDTRIRAMFRHVSQIAQAEF; encoded by the coding sequence ATGGCAAAGTCTAACAAAAAATATATGGAGCTGGCACTTGAGCTGGCACGCAGAGGCTATGGCGATGTAGAGCCAAACCCAATGGTAGGCTGCGTTATCGTTAAAGACGACAGGATAATCGGCCGCGGCTGGCACAAAAATTACGGCGGCCCTCACGCTGAAATTAACGCACTCGAGGACTGTCTAAAAAACGGCCATGACCCGGCAGGCTCCACCATTTGCGTAACCCTTGAGCCGTGCTGTCATACCGGGAAAACCGGCCCCTGCACTGACGCTATTATCAACGCGAAAGCCGCCAAGGTTATAGCCGCGATGGAAGACCCCTCCGACAAGGTCGCCGGCAAAGGCCTTGCCGCCCTCTCGCAGGCCGGAATCAGGGTATCAGTAGGCACATGCCGGAAACAGGCGATGCTTCTAAACCCGGCGTTCATAAAATACAGCAAAACCGGCCTGCCCTGGGTTATACTCAAATGGGCGCAGACTCTCGACGGCAAACTCGCCGCGGCGGAGATAAATGATGAAAACCGCTGGATTTCCGGTGACGCTGCCCGTAAAGACGTGCACAAGCTCCGCCGAAGCTGCCAGGCGGTACTAACCGGAACGGGCACACTCCTTGCGGATGACCCGCTGCTAACCCCGCGGCCGGACAAAGGAAAAAAACCGCTGCGTGTGGTACTTGACAGAGAGCTCAAAATCCCGATAGAGAGCAATATGGTTAAAACCGCCGGCGAATTTCCAGTTCTGGTCATAACTTCAGTCAAAGCGGAGAAAAACAGCGAAAAGACCCCTGTTTTGCGAGAAAAGGGAATTGAAGTGATGGGCATTGAGCCGGCAGATGGTAAAATCAGGCTCCAGACGGTACTCAAAGAGCTGGGAAGCCGCAAGATACAGCGTTTGCTTGTTGAGGCCGGTCCAAGGCTTCTGACTGCGTTTATGCAGGACAACCTCGCTGATGAGGCCGTGATATACAGCGCACCGAAACTGCTCGGAGCCGCGGGAACCGCTGACATCAACCGCGAAATCACAAGCGCCGGCATAAAACCAACGCTATATCATACAGAAACAGCCCTTCTCGGCTATGACACCAGAATTAGAGCTATGTTTCGCCACGTCTCACAGATCGCCCAGGCCGAATTTTAG